One genomic window of Lytechinus variegatus isolate NC3 chromosome 1, Lvar_3.0, whole genome shotgun sequence includes the following:
- the LOC121418787 gene encoding uncharacterized protein LOC121418787 isoform X3, producing the protein MEGRGYLSEKLLVQLFLILGAFFNVALCTLQDEISSDSLEVRFDEIYDIDNWDQDMTVGFTSSVTASVNNYCMDSSNFASCQISAYNDPFTVVLSANSPEYFNGDIKMTFYVRIPEADRASDAAMEYVVPKATVATIVEENAADINNATGQALVFIGDKRIIALDTGLDKIMIPIVCVLFVLVVLLAVCLTCMQSRGEKKIQEQRQKQFGSKGDEGITLTAVKSGGYNSEDNNAKQEDVQVSDNVAKLEEEKEVKA; encoded by the exons GTGGATACTTGAGTGAAAAGCTGCTTGTGCAGCTCTTTCTAATCCTTGGAGCATTTTTTAATGTAGCTTTGTGTACATTGCAAG ATGAAATTAGTAGTGACTCCCTTGAAGTCAGATTTGATGAAATCTATGACATTGATAAT TGGGACCAGGACATGACTGTTGGATTCACATCATCAGTAACTGCAAGTGTGAACAACTATTGTATGGATTCAAGTAACTTTGCCTCCTGTCAGATATCTGCATACAATGA CCCCTTTACCGTTGTACTCTCTGCAAATTCTCCTGAGTATTTCAATGGGGACatcaaaatgaccttttacgTAAGGATTCCTGAGGCCGACAGGGCTTCTGACGCCGCCATGGAGTATGTCGTTCCTAAAGCCACAGTTGCAA CCATTGTGGAGGAGAATGCAGCAGACATCAACAATGCCACTGGCCAGGCACTTGTGTTCATCGGTGACAAGCGCATCATTGCGCTGGACACCGGCCTTGACAAAATCATGATCCCGATCGTCTGCGTGCTCTTTGTCCTTGTTGTGCTCCTGGCCGTCTGCCTGACCTGCATGCA GTCGCGTGGGGAGAAGAAGATCCAAGAGCAGAGACAAAAGCAGTTTGGATCCAAGGGAGATGAAGGGATCACTCTCACAGCCGTCAAGAGCGGTGGATATAACAGCGAAGATAACAATG CGAAACAAG AAGATGTACAAGTCAGTGATAATGTTGCTAAactggaagaagaaaaag AGGTGAAGGCATAA
- the LOC121418787 gene encoding uncharacterized protein LOC121418787 isoform X4, giving the protein MEGRGYLSEKLLVQLFLILGAFFNVALCTLQDEISSDSLEVRFDEIYDIDNWDQDMTVGFTSSVTASVNNYCMDSSNFASCQISAYNDPFTVVLSANSPEYFNGDIKMTFYVRIPEADRASDAAMEYVVPKATVATIVEENAADINNATGQALVFIGDKRIIALDTGLDKIMIPIVCVLFVLVVLLAVCLTCMQSRGEKKIQEQRQKQFGSKGDEGITLTAVKSGGYNSEDNNAKQGEDVTGVNVALTS; this is encoded by the exons GTGGATACTTGAGTGAAAAGCTGCTTGTGCAGCTCTTTCTAATCCTTGGAGCATTTTTTAATGTAGCTTTGTGTACATTGCAAG ATGAAATTAGTAGTGACTCCCTTGAAGTCAGATTTGATGAAATCTATGACATTGATAAT TGGGACCAGGACATGACTGTTGGATTCACATCATCAGTAACTGCAAGTGTGAACAACTATTGTATGGATTCAAGTAACTTTGCCTCCTGTCAGATATCTGCATACAATGA CCCCTTTACCGTTGTACTCTCTGCAAATTCTCCTGAGTATTTCAATGGGGACatcaaaatgaccttttacgTAAGGATTCCTGAGGCCGACAGGGCTTCTGACGCCGCCATGGAGTATGTCGTTCCTAAAGCCACAGTTGCAA CCATTGTGGAGGAGAATGCAGCAGACATCAACAATGCCACTGGCCAGGCACTTGTGTTCATCGGTGACAAGCGCATCATTGCGCTGGACACCGGCCTTGACAAAATCATGATCCCGATCGTCTGCGTGCTCTTTGTCCTTGTTGTGCTCCTGGCCGTCTGCCTGACCTGCATGCA GTCGCGTGGGGAGAAGAAGATCCAAGAGCAGAGACAAAAGCAGTTTGGATCCAAGGGAGATGAAGGGATCACTCTCACAGCCGTCAAGAGCGGTGGATATAACAGCGAAGATAACAATG CGAAACAAG